The Sesamum indicum cultivar Zhongzhi No. 13 linkage group LG2, S_indicum_v1.0, whole genome shotgun sequence genome contains a region encoding:
- the LOC105156034 gene encoding dof zinc finger protein DOF4.6 yields the protein MDTAAQWPQDIVVKPMDEIITCSKPSVERKVRPQKEQALNCPRCNSTNTKFCYYNNYSLSQPRYFCKTCRRYWTEGGSLRNIPVGGGSRKNKRSSSTTINNNTSISLSSSSSNSSKKLPDLVPQQNPNKIQAVVETSQDLNLGFSAHHHDFKALTEMIQVPNFDSSTKLELQNPSSSSSANSLELLTGLPTATTTTRGLSSSFMAPLLPPVITTTDLNTVYSSGFPNLPDFKPSLNFSLDGLGSNYGSFQGLQESNGKLLFPFEDLKQVSSNTSTDAEHNRDHQQGADSTGYWSGVMGGGSW from the exons ATGGACACAGCTGCTCAATGGCCTCAG GACATAGTGGTGAAACCAATGGATGAGATAATAACCTGTTCAAAGCCCTCAGTGGAGAGAAAAGTGAGGCCTCAGAAAGAACAAGCCTTGAACTGCCCTAGATGCAATTCCACCAACACAAAGTTCTGCTACTACAACAACTACAGCCTCTCTCAGCCTAGGTATTTCTGCAAGACATGCAGAAGGTACTGGACTGAAGGTGGATCTCTGAGGAACATCCCTGTTGGAGGGGGTTCAAGAAAGAACAAGAGATCTTCATCCACCACTATTAACAACAACACCAGTATTTCtctatcatcatcatcatcaaattcatCCAAGAAACTCCCTGATTTAGTCCCCCAACAAAACCCTAACAAGATCCAGGCAGTAGTTGAAACCAGCCAAGATCTCAACCTGGGCTTCTCAGCCCACCACCATGACTTCAAGGCCCTAACTGAAATGATCCAAGTCCCAAACTTCGACAGCAGCACCAAGCTTGAACTGCAAAAcccctcttcttcttcatcagcAAACTCTCTGGAGCTCTTGACTGGACTCCCCACAGCAACAACAACTACAAGGGGTTTGAGTTCATCATTCATGGCGCCATTACTGCCGCCGGTCATTACGACAACCGATCTCAACACAGTTTACTCATCAGGGTTCCCTAATTTGCCTGACTTCAAACCTTCTCTCAACTTCTCCCTTGATGGGCTTGGGAGCAATTATGGAAGTTTCCAGGGGCTACAAGAATCAAATGGGAAGCTTCTTTTCCCATTTGAAGACTTGAAACAGGTCTCCAGCAACACAAGCACTGATGCTGAACATAATAGAGATCATCAGCAAGGAGCTGACTCCACTGGGTACTGGAGTGGAGTCATGGGTGGAGGATCATGGTAA
- the LOC105156035 gene encoding ORM1-like protein 2: MANLYVRAVMPTDLNRNTEWFTYPGVWTTYILILFFSWLVVLSVFGCSPGIAWTVVHLSHFVVTYQFFHWKKGTPFADDQGIYNRLTWWEQIDNGKQLTRNRKFLTVVPVVLYLIASHTTDYQHPMLFFNTLAVFILVVAKFPHMHKVRIFGINADQ; the protein is encoded by the exons ATGGCGAATTTGTATGTGCGGGCGGTGATGCCGACGGATCTGAATCGGAACACCGAGTGGTTTACGTACCCAGGTGTATGGACAACCTACATCCTGATATTGTTCTTCTCGTGGCTGGTGGTGCTCTCTGTTTTCGGCTGCTCTCCAGGCATAGCGTGGACCGTCGTTCATCTGTCGCATTTTGTT GTAACCTATCAGTTCTTTCATTGGAAGAAGGGGACGCCGTTTGCTGATGATCAAGGTATCTACAATAGGTTGACTTGGTGGGAGCAAATAGATAATGGCAAGCAACTCACTCGTAACAGGAAGTTTTTGACAGTCGTTCCTGTAGTCCT GTACTTGATAGCATCGCACACAACTGACTATCAACATCCCATGCTCTTCTTCAATACACTAGCAGTTTTCATTCTGGTGGTTGCCAAGTTCCCTCATATGCACAAAGTTCGTATCTTTGGAATCAATGCCGATCAATGA